The DNA segment AAGACCTGATCCAGACCTTTGCAGGACTGCTGTTTCCGGGGATGGAGATAGGTGAGAGTGCGCTGTTTCGCGTGACTCGCAACACTGACCTTGTCCTTGAGGAGGGTGAAGCTGACGATCTGCTGGCCCTTGTCGAGACCGAGTTGCGTCGTCGACGGTTTGGACGCGCTGTTCGTCTTGAGGTGGCAGCCGATGCATCGCCGGCAATCCAGTCACTCCTCATCGACGAACTGGAGCTACACCGCGACGATGTCTACTCCACCAGATTGCCCCTCGATATGCGTTGCCTCTTCGAGATCTATGACCTCGGTCTCGAAGGAGAGCGTGGGCCTAGGGCCGCGGGTCGTACCCCGCCACCCTTCTCCCATCTTGACGGGGAGCCGACGGACCTTTTTGCAGCGCTCAAAGGTAATGACGTACTCGTGCATCATCCTTACGATAGTTTCTCGTCTACGGTCGAAGCCTTCGTAGCCGCGGCCGCCATGGATCCAGATGTTTTGGCGATCAAGCAGACCTTGTACCGAACCTCCGGAGATTCGGCGATCGTGGGATCGTTGATCGATGCAGCCGAGAGTGGCAAACAGGTCGTAGTGATCGTGGAGGTCAAGGCACGCTTTGACGAATTAGCCAACATCGGCTGGGCACGCAAGCTCGAGGACGCTGGTGTTCACGTCGTCTATGGGGTCGTCGGGCTCAAGACGCACTGCAAAGCGATCATGGTCATCCGACGGGAGAATGGTGCCTTGATGCGCTATTGCCATCTTGGCACGGGAAACTACAACGCCAAGACGGCGAGAAGTTACGAGGATCTCGGGCTCTTCACCGTTGATGAGGAGATAGGGCACGACCTCGGGGAGGTCTTCAACTATCTCACTGGGTTCTCACGGCCTTCACATCTCGAGAAGCTTGTTTTAGCCCCGATGGCCTTGCGGGCGCGCATCACTGAATTGATCGAGCGAGAGACGGCCCGAGGAGATAAGGGCTTCATCAGTTTTAAGGTCAACGGACTCGTCGATCCGGGTGTGATTGAGGCCCTCTACCGAGCTTCGCAGGCCGGCGTGGAGATCCGGGGGCTCGTGCGGGGCATCTGCGCGCTGAAGCCGGGGGAGCCAGGGCTATCCGACAATATCGTCATCCGCTCCATCGTGGGCGAATTTTTGGAACATTCGCGCGTCTTCGTCTTTGGAGACCCTGAGGATGTGCGTTCTGAGGTGCTGGTGGGTTCGAGCGACCTCATGCAGCGCAACCTTGATCGACGTGTCGAACTCCTGTTCCCGTTGGAGGACTCCGCACTGCGTCGGCGCGTCATATCGATGCTCTCCCTCGAGTGGCAGGATGATACCAATGCCTGGACCCTCGATGCACAAGGGGGTTGGCGACGACTACCCCCCGTTCATGGGATCTCCTCCCAGCTGATCCTCAACGGCACTCGTGCCGAGGAGACGGTGATCCATGGCTAGCGAACGCGAGCTCAAGCGCCGCCCCCAAGATCACGAGGTGGGTTTGGAGATGGTGAGGGCGATCGTCGCTCTTGGAGGTCAAGAACTCTCCCATGGCGATCCCCAGGAGCTTACATCGCGGTATCTCGACAGCGTTGATCATGCGTTGGCGCTCAGCCAGATCGGTCTGCGTGCTCGGGGGAGTCAAGGGCACACCCAAGCACGATGGACCATCAAGGTTGGTGCATTGCCTGACCGACGTGGAGTCAGCGAGGCAGCGGAGTATGAGATGGATGGGGCCTGGGATGTGATCCCGCCGGCACTTGTGGTGGCACTCCGTTGTATTGGGGTCGTTGGCGATCTGGTTGAGACCGCTCGATTCAGGACACTCCGTGAACGATGGGTGATGGACCTGTCGGGGGTTGAACTTGAGGTCTGCCTTGACGAAGTGATGGTCGAGGCTCCACAACCGTATGCATTTATCGAACTCGAGGTAGAGGCGCAAGAGCGCAGTGTGCTTGACTGGCTGGCAGACGAGTTTGCAGGCCGGTTCCCAGCAGTACCTCCGAGCTCTCAATCGAAACTTGCCACCGCACTGATGGGTGAGAACCAACGGCCTTTGGGGAGCACCTCCCCCAAGCCACAAGGGCCAGATCTTGGGGGTCGATTGGTACGGTTGCTCGATGCGGTCGATACCCAGCTTGCACCATGGGCAGCACGCAGTGCGGAGCACGACGAATGCTGAGCCCTCATAGGGAGATGAATGGAGTGATCGTCGCTGCCATGGATTTGGGATCCAACTCCTTCCATCTGGCCGTTTTCCGTGTCCGTCCAGATCTAACCCTCGAGTCCGTTGCCAAGGAGCGTGAGATGCTTCGACTGGGTGAGCATGTCTATCGTGACGGTAGTTTCAGTGATGAAGCGATCAGCGCAGCGGTTCGAACCGTTGCACAGTTCCACGCTATCAGCGAGAGTTTTGGTGCTCAAGTGATCGTCGCAAAGGCGACAGCCTCCTTTCGGGATGCCGAAAATGCCCAGCAGTTGAACGATGCTATCTGGGCGCGCACTGGAGTCAAGGTGCAGGTCATCAGTGGCCATGAGGA comes from the Ferrimicrobium sp. genome and includes:
- the ppk1 gene encoding polyphosphate kinase 1, producing the protein MSQSFEVPYEPESGRTGQVAARYFNRELSWLEFGARVLELAADEHLGALARAKFFAIFGSGLDEFFQVRVAGLKDQLVSPFTIRSTDGLTAREQLRAIRTRLIPLLEGAEQSYEERLVPRLAELGVQIERVRSLPGSTKERLRRNFEAELYPVLTPLSVDPSHPFPYISNLSLNLAVAVRDSADREERFARIKVPTNFPRLYPVGSGSFVLIEDLIQTFAGLLFPGMEIGESALFRVTRNTDLVLEEGEADDLLALVETELRRRRFGRAVRLEVAADASPAIQSLLIDELELHRDDVYSTRLPLDMRCLFEIYDLGLEGERGPRAAGRTPPPFSHLDGEPTDLFAALKGNDVLVHHPYDSFSSTVEAFVAAAAMDPDVLAIKQTLYRTSGDSAIVGSLIDAAESGKQVVVIVEVKARFDELANIGWARKLEDAGVHVVYGVVGLKTHCKAIMVIRRENGALMRYCHLGTGNYNAKTARSYEDLGLFTVDEEIGHDLGEVFNYLTGFSRPSHLEKLVLAPMALRARITELIERETARGDKGFISFKVNGLVDPGVIEALYRASQAGVEIRGLVRGICALKPGEPGLSDNIVIRSIVGEFLEHSRVFVFGDPEDVRSEVLVGSSDLMQRNLDRRVELLFPLEDSALRRRVISMLSLEWQDDTNAWTLDAQGGWRRLPPVHGISSQLILNGTRAEETVIHG
- a CDS encoding CYTH domain-containing protein: MASERELKRRPQDHEVGLEMVRAIVALGGQELSHGDPQELTSRYLDSVDHALALSQIGLRARGSQGHTQARWTIKVGALPDRRGVSEAAEYEMDGAWDVIPPALVVALRCIGVVGDLVETARFRTLRERWVMDLSGVELEVCLDEVMVEAPQPYAFIELEVEAQERSVLDWLADEFAGRFPAVPPSSQSKLATALMGENQRPLGSTSPKPQGPDLGGRLVRLLDAVDTQLAPWAARSAEHDEC